From Terriglobales bacterium, one genomic window encodes:
- a CDS encoding pyridoxal-dependent decarboxylase, which yields MSPKEETLDPQAWGPVRELGHEMLDDLFAYLQSVRERPVWAPLPAELAQHFQRPIPQEGEGLEQAYADFVRDVLPHPLGNIHPRFWAWVCGTGTVGGMLAEMLLGGINSSVHGAAQAAVKVEEQVISWCKEMLGYSADASGILVSGGSMANLVGLAVARNTKAGVDVNDRGLQAAPPLTIYCSTETHNSVHKAMGLLGLGRQSLRLVPVNAEFEIDLSELKKTIADDKARGFKPICIIGNAGTVNTGAIDDLNALADICQCEDMWFHVDGAFGAITAISPALAPKITGMERGDSLAFDFHKWMYMQYDGGCTLVRHAKAHHDAFTVASSYLNHGTRGLASGDTWFSEYGIELSRQFRALKIWMSIKEHGIRKYARLVEQNVAQAQYLVGLVNSSPQLEVLAPAPLNIVCFRFKESRLSEASLNELNQEILLQLQEQGIAAPSSTLLNGKFAIRVAISNHRSRFQDFDVLAREVARLGNQLLQRFSNPENKALSLSESA from the coding sequence ATGAGTCCTAAAGAGGAAACACTCGATCCCCAGGCTTGGGGACCGGTTCGCGAATTGGGCCATGAAATGTTGGACGACCTGTTCGCCTATCTTCAAAGCGTTCGCGAACGGCCAGTCTGGGCGCCGTTGCCCGCAGAACTGGCGCAGCATTTTCAAAGGCCCATACCGCAAGAGGGAGAAGGGCTCGAACAGGCATATGCAGATTTCGTACGAGACGTCCTCCCCCATCCGCTGGGCAACATTCACCCCAGATTCTGGGCATGGGTATGTGGCACGGGCACGGTCGGTGGGATGCTGGCGGAGATGCTTCTGGGTGGCATTAACTCCAGCGTGCACGGCGCTGCCCAGGCAGCAGTGAAGGTTGAGGAGCAAGTCATCTCCTGGTGTAAGGAAATGCTCGGCTACTCCGCTGATGCCAGCGGGATTCTGGTGAGCGGTGGGTCCATGGCCAATCTGGTTGGACTGGCGGTGGCGCGAAACACCAAGGCAGGAGTTGACGTAAATGATCGCGGGCTGCAAGCAGCACCGCCGCTCACTATCTATTGCTCAACTGAAACCCACAATAGTGTGCACAAAGCCATGGGCTTGCTCGGATTAGGACGGCAGTCCCTGCGTCTCGTCCCAGTGAACGCGGAATTCGAAATTGACCTTTCAGAGCTGAAGAAAACTATTGCCGACGACAAAGCCCGCGGCTTTAAGCCCATCTGCATCATCGGCAACGCCGGAACCGTTAACACCGGCGCGATTGACGATCTCAACGCTCTCGCCGACATTTGTCAGTGCGAAGATATGTGGTTCCATGTGGATGGGGCTTTCGGGGCAATAACAGCAATTTCTCCTGCCTTGGCTCCTAAGATCACAGGAATGGAACGCGGCGACTCGCTCGCCTTCGACTTTCACAAATGGATGTACATGCAGTATGACGGCGGATGCACCCTCGTCCGCCATGCAAAGGCCCACCACGATGCCTTCACTGTCGCCAGCAGCTACTTGAATCATGGCACACGTGGTCTTGCCTCCGGTGATACGTGGTTCAGTGAGTATGGAATTGAGCTCTCGCGCCAGTTCCGTGCGCTGAAGATTTGGATGTCAATCAAGGAGCACGGTATCCGAAAGTATGCCCGGCTCGTGGAGCAAAATGTTGCTCAGGCACAGTATCTCGTCGGCCTCGTGAACTCCTCTCCTCAGCTTGAGGTGTTGGCGCCCGCGCCGCTGAACATAGTCTGCTTCCGCTTCAAAGAGTCTAGGCTGAGCGAAGCGTCGCTTAATGAGCTCAACCAAGAGATACTTCTGCAATTGCAAGAGCAGGGCATTGCAGCGCCATCTTCCACCTTGCTGAACGGAAAATTTGCCATTCGCGTGGCCATCAGCAATCACCGCAGCCGCTTCCAGGATTTCGACGTGCTTGCGAGAGAAGTAGCGCGCTTGGGAAATCAGCTTCTTCAGCGCTTCAGCAACCCGGAGAACAAAGCACTCTCATTGAGCGAATCCGCCTAG
- the rfbC gene encoding dTDP-4-dehydrorhamnose 3,5-epimerase yields MAIQVESRQLRDVLVLVPQVFEDERGFFLESFRADQFRELGLPTEFPQDNHSRSRKGVIRGLHFQWDPPMGKLMRVTYGEAFVIAVDIRKGSPTLGQWFGVIASSGNQKQVWAPPGFARGFCALSDFAEVQYKCTALWNPKAESGIRWNDPQVGITWPIEKPLLSPKDAQAQTLQEWLKSPDSDRFTY; encoded by the coding sequence ATGGCAATTCAGGTTGAGTCACGGCAACTGCGCGACGTTCTCGTGCTTGTTCCCCAGGTCTTCGAGGATGAACGCGGCTTCTTCCTGGAGAGTTTTCGCGCCGACCAGTTCCGTGAGCTTGGCTTGCCTACAGAGTTTCCGCAGGACAATCATTCGCGTTCGCGCAAAGGCGTGATTCGCGGCCTGCACTTTCAGTGGGATCCACCGATGGGCAAGCTGATGCGCGTCACGTACGGAGAGGCATTCGTCATTGCTGTGGACATCCGCAAGGGATCTCCGACTCTGGGACAATGGTTCGGCGTCATCGCCTCGAGCGGCAACCAGAAGCAGGTTTGGGCGCCGCCCGGCTTCGCTCGCGGATTTTGTGCTTTGTCTGATTTTGCGGAGGTCCAGTATAAGTGCACCGCCCTGTGGAACCCCAAGGCGGAATCCGGCATTCGCTGGAATGATCCCCAGGTGGGTATTACCTGGCCCATCGAGAAACCCTTGCTCTCTCCCAAAGACGCGCAGGCCCAGACTTTGCAGGAGTGGTTGAAGTCGCCAGATTCGGATCGCTTCACCTATTAA
- the rfbD gene encoding dTDP-4-dehydrorhamnose reductase, giving the protein MKVVLIGANGQLGTDLNRTLAAQGTSVKPFTHNDLDVRDTGKIENVISSAQPDAVISTAAFHKVEVCETEPETSFSVNSIAPRNLALACRRHNAVLVNFSTDYVFDGAKRQPYLEEDRPSPLNVYGVSKLAGEYMLALTWERHFIVRTCGLYGVAGSAGKGGNFVETMLKKGAAAEEIRVVSDQVLTPTFTGDLAEAVAQLIKTDAYGLYHVTAEGECSWHQFAQKIFELEGLRPKLSPVSSSEFASPVRRPSYSVLSKEKVSRLGIKMSAWEEGLRRYLAARRQKKATPV; this is encoded by the coding sequence ATGAAAGTAGTGCTGATCGGGGCAAACGGCCAGTTGGGTACAGATCTGAATCGCACGCTCGCCGCTCAGGGAACTTCAGTCAAACCATTCACTCATAACGATCTCGACGTCCGCGACACCGGGAAGATCGAGAACGTGATTTCTTCCGCCCAGCCAGACGCGGTGATCAGCACCGCCGCCTTCCACAAAGTCGAAGTTTGCGAGACCGAACCAGAGACTTCGTTTTCTGTGAACTCCATCGCTCCCCGCAATCTGGCGCTCGCTTGCCGCCGCCACAATGCGGTGCTGGTCAACTTCAGCACTGATTATGTTTTCGATGGCGCCAAACGCCAGCCCTACCTGGAAGAAGACCGGCCCTCTCCCCTGAATGTGTATGGCGTCTCCAAGCTGGCGGGCGAGTACATGCTGGCGCTCACTTGGGAGCGCCACTTCATAGTTCGTACATGCGGTTTATATGGCGTGGCGGGCAGCGCCGGAAAAGGCGGAAACTTCGTCGAAACTATGCTGAAGAAAGGTGCAGCTGCCGAGGAAATCCGTGTGGTGAGCGATCAGGTGCTCACGCCGACCTTCACCGGCGATCTGGCCGAAGCCGTGGCCCAGCTTATTAAGACCGATGCCTATGGGCTCTACCACGTGACCGCCGAAGGCGAATGTTCCTGGCACCAGTTCGCCCAAAAAATATTCGAACTGGAAGGGCTGCGGCCCAAGCTCTCGCCGGTTTCGAGTTCCGAGTTCGCCAGTCCGGTGCGCCGTCCCAGCTATTCCGTTCTGAGCAAGGAAAAGGTCTCTCGACTCGGAATTAAAATGTCGGCCTGGGAAGAGGGCCTGCGGCGATACCTGGCCGCACGGAGACAAAAAAAAGCTACGCCGGTCTGA
- a CDS encoding glycosyltransferase family 2 protein, which translates to MNPKVVVVMPAYNAGRTLRMTYEELPKDQVHLVILVDDGSTDSTLDIASKLNLEVFVHNRNYGYGANQKTCYTEALNAGAEIVVMVHPDYQYDPTLLPQIIDPILSGNADLVLGSRLKQGSAVGQGMPWWKYIANRFLTNLENWAFGLNHSEYHTGYRAFRRDVLETVNFQMNSDGFVFDQEIIAQAVAGQFRIGEIAVPVRYFAEASSASFFQSTIYGLKILWLLFRFMLHRSGLHRSRQFESLRARYRRLSSEDPAAAAMGSAPK; encoded by the coding sequence ATGAATCCGAAGGTTGTGGTGGTGATGCCGGCATACAACGCGGGCCGCACGCTCCGGATGACTTACGAGGAACTCCCCAAAGACCAGGTGCACCTTGTGATCCTGGTGGATGACGGATCAACTGATTCAACGCTGGACATCGCAAGCAAGCTGAATCTGGAAGTTTTTGTCCACAATCGTAATTACGGTTACGGGGCCAATCAGAAGACCTGTTACACAGAAGCCCTCAACGCTGGCGCTGAAATCGTGGTGATGGTGCATCCGGATTATCAGTATGATCCAACGCTTTTGCCGCAAATCATAGACCCAATTTTGAGCGGCAATGCCGATTTGGTGTTGGGGTCGCGACTCAAGCAGGGATCTGCCGTCGGCCAGGGAATGCCTTGGTGGAAGTACATTGCCAACCGCTTTCTGACGAATTTAGAGAACTGGGCGTTTGGACTCAATCATAGCGAGTATCACACCGGATATCGTGCATTCCGACGCGACGTGCTGGAGACGGTGAATTTCCAGATGAACTCGGATGGGTTTGTTTTCGATCAGGAAATCATTGCGCAGGCAGTGGCGGGACAGTTCCGCATTGGCGAGATTGCCGTGCCGGTGCGCTACTTTGCGGAAGCCTCATCGGCCAGCTTTTTTCAGAGCACGATATATGGTCTGAAGATTCTATGGTTGCTGTTTCGTTTTATGCTCCATCGCTCGGGATTACATCGTTCCCGGCAATTCGAAAGCCTTAGGGCGCGTTATCGCCGGCTGTCCAGTGAGGATCCGGCGGCCGCCGCGATGGGGTCTGCGCCGAAATAA
- a CDS encoding class I SAM-dependent methyltransferase — MGSHPISGDQGPSWMGNALPTSESAALHSSWAAVPYPVKKDRHSSHSVIVALLGEGKGQRLLDVGAAQGDMAQVLTTHGYEVTALEGDPTLAEMARRKCHKVIVADLDYSLPNLEGPFDVVLCADVLEHLKNPLRVLVDLRQQLKPEGVAVVSVPNAAHLWVRLQLCLGRFDYAERGVLDRTHLRFFTLSSFRRLLREAGLTVLKLTTTPAPLPLVVPERYHGRMLDTVHGMSAFVARRWKTMFAYQFVALTRKGAAQ; from the coding sequence ATGGGCTCTCACCCAATTTCTGGCGACCAAGGTCCAAGCTGGATGGGAAACGCGCTACCAACCTCGGAGTCGGCCGCACTCCACTCAAGCTGGGCAGCAGTGCCGTATCCGGTAAAGAAGGACCGGCATTCCAGCCACTCTGTGATCGTTGCGCTGCTCGGGGAGGGAAAGGGCCAGCGTCTGCTCGACGTGGGCGCCGCGCAGGGCGATATGGCGCAGGTGCTTACTACACATGGATACGAAGTGACCGCTCTTGAAGGGGATCCGACCCTGGCAGAAATGGCGCGCCGAAAGTGCCATAAGGTTATTGTGGCTGATCTAGACTATTCACTTCCGAATCTGGAGGGACCATTTGACGTGGTGCTGTGCGCGGACGTGCTGGAGCATTTGAAGAATCCGTTGCGGGTGCTTGTAGATTTGCGGCAACAGCTTAAACCGGAAGGGGTTGCAGTGGTTTCCGTGCCCAACGCCGCGCATCTCTGGGTGCGCCTGCAACTCTGCCTGGGAAGATTCGATTATGCGGAAAGAGGCGTGCTCGACCGCACGCACCTGCGCTTTTTCACACTATCTTCATTTAGACGGCTGTTGCGGGAAGCTGGATTGACAGTCCTCAAGCTAACCACGACACCGGCCCCACTGCCTTTAGTAGTGCCCGAACGTTATCATGGGAGAATGTTAGACACGGTGCATGGCATGAGCGCATTTGTGGCCCGACGCTGGAAGACAATGTTCGCCTATCAATTCGTCGCCCTGACGCGCAAGGGAGCCGCGCAATGA
- a CDS encoding response regulator, which produces MKKKKNHRGLTPQAFGLFKGVYSRVARQLGVDRSYVSRVAQGERRSQRVEDALKAELRRIQKELRVVGKPTTRGTNGHKQSVLVVDDEQNIANTIAQILDEHGFKTQVAYGGREAIRLVLQDCPDTVLADVLMPQMNGIETAKAIHEMCPDARILLFSGQSVTSELLKTALAQGYSFELLPKPIEPDVLVGKLRESSSDASSVLLPS; this is translated from the coding sequence ATGAAGAAAAAGAAAAACCATCGAGGCCTGACACCGCAAGCATTCGGGTTATTCAAAGGAGTGTACAGCCGCGTAGCACGACAACTTGGGGTCGACCGTTCGTATGTAAGCCGCGTGGCACAGGGTGAGCGGCGCTCACAGCGGGTGGAAGATGCCCTGAAGGCAGAGCTGCGGCGCATTCAAAAAGAGCTCCGGGTAGTCGGAAAACCGACGACACGCGGGACCAACGGTCACAAACAGAGCGTGCTGGTAGTGGATGATGAGCAAAATATCGCCAATACTATTGCGCAGATTCTTGATGAACACGGATTTAAGACCCAGGTCGCTTATGGCGGGCGGGAGGCGATCCGGCTGGTACTGCAGGATTGTCCAGACACCGTTCTCGCCGATGTGCTCATGCCACAGATGAACGGAATTGAGACCGCAAAGGCGATCCATGAGATGTGTCCCGACGCGCGAATATTGCTGTTTTCGGGCCAATCGGTTACCAGTGAGTTGCTGAAGACGGCGCTGGCACAGGGATATTCCTTTGAGCTGCTACCAAAGCCGATCGAGCCGGACGTGCTTGTGGGCAAGCTACGGGAGTCTTCGTCTGACGCGTCTTCAGTACTGCTGCCAAGCTGA